From a region of the Saccharomyces paradoxus chromosome IV, complete sequence genome:
- the TMS1 gene encoding Tms1p (similar to YDR105C) — protein MGAVISLPVSMAGSFVASCFGGCCSNLVSKAASSLGSSSLGTRLLYAVWLLINSLISWISYSANKSILWPGKTCTGTGECGFFTVHRLNFALGCLHLILALVLTGVKSTNDVRAAFQNSWWSLKFILYLCLIVLSFIIPNDFYIFFSKWVSVPSGAIFILVGLILLVDFAHEWAETCISHVESEDEDSSFWQRFLVLGTTSMYTASIIMTVVMYVMFCHQQCNMNQTAVTVNLILTVITLVLSVNPKIQESNPKSGLAQSSMVSVYCTYLTMSAMSSEPDDKMCNPLVRSSGTRKFSIILGSLFTFIAIAYTTTRAAANSAFQGTNTNGAIYLGNDIEYEGLGGQTRNQLRYEAIKQAVEEGSLPESALYDTAWLGTSSSTASAIDNQNDDERTGTKYNYTLFHIIFFLATQWIAILLTINVTQDDVGDFIPVGRTYFYSWVKIVSAWICYALYGWTVVAPAIMPDRFDYENYY, from the coding sequence ATGGGTGCCGTAATTTCTTTGCCAGTCAGCATGGCGGGCTCATTCGTGGCCTCCTGTTTTGGAGGTTGCTGCTCAAACTTAGTGTCTAAAGCTGCATCTTCCTTAGGGTCTTCTTCCTTAGGTACAAGACTTCTTTACGCCGTTTGGCTTTTAATTAACTCTTTGATATCATGGATATCTTATTCAGCAAACAAATCCATCCTCTGGCCGGGAAAAACTTGTACTGGAACTGGAGAATGTGGGTTTTTTACAGTTCATAGGTTAAATTTTGCATTAGGATGTTTACATTTAATATTGGCACTTGTACTAACGGGTGTAAAATCGACTAATGACGTGAGAGCCGCATTTCAGAATTCATGGTGGAGCTTGAAGTTCATATTGTATTTATGTCTCATTGTTCTGTCATTTATCATCCCAAATGacttttatattttcttttcgaaaTGGGTATCGGTTCCTAGTGGGGCAATTTTCATCCTGGTTGGGCTTATATTGTTGGTAGACTTTGCTCATGAGTGGGCTGAAACGTGTATTAGCCACGTCGAATCAGAGGACGAAGATTCCTCATTTTGGCAACGATTTTTAGTTTTGGGGACAACTTCCATGTACACTGCATCGATTATCATGACTGTTGTTATGTATGTTATGTTTTGTCATCAACAATGTAACATGAATCAAACAGCGGTAACAGTTAACCTGATATTAACTGTTATAACGCTTGTCTTATCGGTGAATCCTAAAATCCAAGAATCCAACCCTAAAAGTGGGCTGGCCCAAAGTAGTATGGTTTCTGTTTACTGTACTTATTTGACAATGAGTGCCATGTCTTCCGAACCGGATGACAAAATGTGCAATCCGTTGGTTAGATCCAGTGGAACCCGTAAATTTAGTATTATTTTGGGCTCAttgtttacttttattGCGATCGCCTACACGACAACAAGAGCCGCTGCTAATAGTGCTTTTCAAGGCACTAATACTAATGGCGCTATATATCTCGGGAACGACATCGAGTACGAGGGGCTAGGTGGACAGACAAGAAACCAATTGAGGTATGAAGCAATCAAGCAGGCTGTAGAGGAAGGATCTTTACCAGAAAGTGCCTTATATGATACCGCTTGGTTAGGGACGTCATCTTCTACAGCAAGCGCTATAGACAACcaaaatgatgatgaaagaaCCGGAACCAAGTACAATTACACTTTATTCCACATCATATTCTTTCTGGCAACCCAATGGATTGCAATCTTACTAACAATCAATGTTACTCAGGATGATGTAGGAGATTTTATACCCGTAGGAAGAacatatttttattcttggGTAAAAATTGTCAGTGCATGGATATGTTATGCACTCTACGGTTGGACAGTAGTAGCACCAGCGATTATGCCCGACAGGTTTGATTACGAAAattactattaa
- the ARP10 gene encoding Arp10p (Component of the dynactin complex~similar to YDR106W) gives MVNNIVIIYLGTNRIEIGRSTEACPQEIIAWKKGSIDEKNREKLKEIFELYFQMCNISGNREVQVLLLEDIFFSVAEKRIICSILFNELGCAHVSFVPRAIIHCLSCNTRNGIILDIGTTYTTCVPIFDLRPLQRYIKYSKRGKREVESSSPPLVGPYTPIFFDEKYNSKSCEADEIPVINLVKDIVESLPIDLRKPLRENIIIVNIEEMYETAIKDLFKQKMATSKIQLSKNYWQAGSACAKTLLPSKGNNIVGVRRNEFYNNPYIAPDWFDYYFRTGVKCLE, from the coding sequence ATGGTGAATAATATTGTGATAATTTATTTGGGTACCAATAGGATCGAAATTGGGAGAAGTACTGAAGCGTGCCCGCAAGAGATTATCGCTTGGAAGAAAGGAAGTATTGATGAGAAAAATAGGGAAAAGTTAAAGGAGATCTTTGAACTATATTTTCAAATGTGTAACATCTCGGGAAATCGAGAGGTACAAGTTTTGCTACTGGAAgacatctttttttctgtagcagaaaaaagaattatttGTAGCATCTTGTTTAACGAATTGGGCTGCGCTCACGTTTCGTTCGTTCCCAGAGCCATCATACATTGCTTATCCTGCAATACAAGGAATGGAATAATTTTAGACATAGGTACCACTTATACTACATGTGTACCTATTTTTGACCTTAGACCTCTGCAACGGTACATAAAGTACTCAAAACGAGGCAAAAGGGAGGTTGAGTCAAGTAGCCCTCCCCTAGTTGGTCCCTACACGCCAATATTCTTTGACGAAAAATATAACTCTAAAAGTTGTGAAGCAGATGAAATTCCGGTAATAAATCTTGTCAAAGATATTGTAGAGTCACTTCCTATCGACTTGAGGAAACCACTGagagaaaatatcatcatAGTAAACATTGAAGAGATGTATGAAACAGCaataaaagatttattCAAGCAAAAAATGGCCACGTCTAAAATCCAGCTATCTAAAAATTACTGGCAGGCTGGTTCTGCATGCGCGAAAACACTCCTACCCTCTAAAGGAAACAACATCGTAGGAGTTAGAAGGAATGAGTTTTATAACAATCCCTACATTGCTCCTGATTGGTTTGATTATTACTTTAGAACTGGGGTGAAGTGCTTAGAATAG
- the TMN2 gene encoding Tmn2p (Protein with a role in cellular adhesion and filamentous growth~similar to YDR107C), with amino-acid sequence MINFDGYIKARTDNKYPVMKRSIWLVLFFYATLTKAFSLPGLSPTTYHSNDEIPLLVNRLTPSVYFQHQDEEGNDVSSDKEHFLYSYDYYNERFHFCRPAHVEKQPESLGSVIFGDRIYNSPFQLRMLEEKECVALCKAMIPGKDAKFINTLIKSGFFQNWLVDGLPAARKVHDSRTKTNYYGTGFELGFTGVKQTVDGKTIPSTMEELSSEISSADATLDAREPKNIKPNLVKTVEVPYFVNHFDIEVEFHDRGNDNYRVVGVTVNPLSIERSSPGACSTTRKPLILDEDKDNEVYFTYSVKFIASDTVWATRWDKYLHIYDPQIQWFSLINFSVIVILLSSVVMHSLLRALKSDLARYNELNLDNEFHEDSGWKLGHGDVFRTPSKSMLLSVLVGSGVQLFFMIMCSIFFAAVGLVSPVSRGSLPTVMFVLYALFGFTGSYTSMGVYKFFHGPYWKANMIITPILLPGAIFLVILVMNFFLLFAHSSGVIPASSLFFIIFLWFSVSIPLSFAGSIIAHKRCNWDEHPTKTNQIARQIRYQPWYLRTAQATLIAGIFSFGSIAVELYFIYSSLWFNKIFYMFGFLLFSFLLLTLTTSLVTILITYYSLCLENWLWQWRSFIIGGLGCSVYMFIHSILFTKFKLGGVITVVLYFGYSFIISALCCVVTGAIGFFSSMFFVRKIYSAVKVE; translated from the coding sequence ATGATAAATTTTGATGGTTATATTAAGGCACGTACTGATAACAAATATCCGGTAATGAAACGAAGTATTTGGCTGgtactttttttctatgCTACTTTAACTAAGGCATTTTCTTTGCCAGGTTTATCTCCCACAACATATCACtcaaatgatgaaattcCACTTTTGGTGAATCGCTTGACCCCATCAGTTTACTTTCAGCATCaggatgaagaaggtaATGATGTTTCAAGCGATAAAgaacattttctttactcCTATGATTACTATAATGAGAGGTTTCATTTTTGCAGACCAGCACATGTTGAGAAGCAGCCGGAGTCGTTGGGTTCAGTCATATTTGGTGACAGAATTTACAATTCCCCATTCCAGTTGAGGATGCTAGAGGAGAAGGAATGTGTTGCCCTTTGTAAAGCTATGATTCCCGGAAAAGATGCCAAGTTTATCAATACACTTATTAAAAgtggattttttcaaaactggCTCGTGGATGGATTGCCAGCAGCAAGAAAAGTTCACGATAGcagaacaaaaacaaactaTTATGGCACAGGATTTGAGCTAGGCTTTACAGGTGTTAAGCAAACCGTTGACGGTAAGACAATTCCCAGCACAATGGAAGAACTTAGTTCAGAGATTTCAAGCGCGGATGCTACATTAGATGCTCGAGAACCCAAGAATATTAAGCCCAATTTAGTCAAAACAGTAGAAGTACCTTATTTTGTGAATcattttgatattgaagTGGAATTTCATGACCGTGGTAACGATAATTACCGTGTTGTGGGTGTCACTGTAAATCCTTTATCTATCGAAAGATCGTCACCTGGTGCATGTTCTACAACGAGGAAGCCTCTGATTCTAGACGAGGATAAGGATAACGAGGTTTACTTTACGTATTCTGTTAAATTTATTGCTTCTGATACAGTTTGGGCTACGAGATGGGATAAGTATCTACATATCTATGACCCCCAAATACAATGgttttcattaataaatttttccgttattgttattttgtTGTCTTCTGTCGTCATGCATTCCCTATTGCGGGCTTTGAAAAGCGATCTTGCTCGTTATAACGAACTTAACTTGGATAACGAATTTCATGAGGATTCTGGTTGGAAACTGGGCCATGGTGACGTATTTAGAACTCCATCTAAGTCGATGCTGCTATCTGTTCTTGTGGGTTCAGGCGTTCAGttattttttatgataatgtgtagcattttttttgccgCAGTAGGTCTCGTATCGCCTGTTTCCAGAGGATCCTTGCCAACTGTAATGTTTGTTCTTTATGCATTATTTGGATTTACAGGATCCTATACCTCAATGGGTGTCtacaaatttttccatgGACCATATTGGAAGGCAAATATGATAATAACGCCAATATTGCTTCCTGGTGCGATTTTTCTAGTAATTCTAgtaatgaatttttttctgttatttGCACATTCCTCAGGCGTAATCCCAGCGAGTAGCctattcttcatcatttttctATGGTTTTCAGTTTCTATTCCATTGTCTTTTGCGGGTTCAATTATTGCCCATAAGCGGTGTAATTGGGATGAGCATCCAACTAAAACAAACCAGATTGCTAGACAGATTCGATATCAGCCTTGGTACCTGAGGACCGCGCAAGCGACTCTAATCGCTGGGATTTTCAGTTTCGGATCAATAGCAGTTGAGTTGTACTTCATTTACTCCAGTTTGTGGTTCAACAAGATTTTCTATATGTTTGgatttttacttttttcattcttatTGTTGACCTTGACAACCTCATTGGTAACGATTTTGATCACATATTACTCGTTATGTCTAGAAAACTGGCTATGGCAATGGAGAAGCTTTATCATCGGTGGTTTAGGATGTTCGGTCTATATGTTCATCCACTCCATACTATTTACAAAATTCAAACTTGGTGGGGTCATTACAGTCGTGCTGTATTTTGGATATTCATTCATTATATCCGCATTATGTTGTGTAGTCACCGGGGCAATTGGTTTTTTTAGTAGTATGTTCTTTGTTAGAAAGATTTACTCTGCTGTTAAAGTCGAGtaa
- the TRS85 gene encoding Trs85p (Component of transport protein particle (TRAPP) complex III~similar to YDR108W), which yields MVFSYEHYMNLLFHLDNSKETVPPEIAKRIVSNAIAPVITVTSTPLFDKHIQETYKVDSLYMLLRFFGGCVSDRDQANEVRVGQHEHEVCDTSASTDSVPKNKNLEVPNLAKKGSRSRSNSLFQRDSTQSQYIRFTRPLGDLIETRDANDMLFNYHSLEVFLGDYLKLVADNTDEMVPHDLLKKSIYHSFFSLAISSTNNLSPYETFNHPILSLIALDISNGEVYEDARDLLVNFKNLNHNTENFPIFMNTNEMLPVFLLCYNDESQEEFEKCQALAKKLKKQLFVESILLALWKDSFVNAENSAIQLHQPVMSSLEEILFFLQAPTQTTLSLPLINSIYDMLDYLVYDLMIPFMKRKVSFWEETILQPRKSLFNGAKFFKKFMNKNPVNGNHQHNSLTKDSQGNEYFASSSSEFLMRKLADWSMMLSDFKTAYSTYESLMDDLDAFPKYLASCIEWCAVSLLMGAQSIVTVKMIKNDINPLIERALATYENCSQIQRGKGKESKSSNVTEPVRSYETRCMILASELFLSLSDTWTSTPYAIQYLETILDECKLGPCSQIMVWERLSDCYNLRVDPRIKHRVGSVKNAVKDTDELRSGYEHNTDHFTDEDILSEGLTRRRKAAFFRLIAAKKWAEQKQWRQVSWCLNDIESTYSEIEFLHGDGLILSKLKNQLNLRDVDSVPGPSEKNLTRTSVSFFG from the coding sequence ATGGTTTTCTCTTATGAGCATTATATGAATCTCCTTTTCCATTTGGATAATAGTAAAGAGACAGTGCCTCCAGAGATTGCGAAAAGGATAGTTTCCAATGCTATAGCTCCTGTGATAACAGTTACTTCGACTCCACTCTTCGACAAACACATTCAAGAAACGTACAAAGTTGATTCTCTCTATATGCTGCTACGATTCTTTGGTGGTTGTGTTTCTGATAGAGATCAAGCAAATGAAGTAAGAGTTGGACAGCATGAACATGAGGTATGTGATACAAGCGCCTCGACGGATTCAGTTcccaaaaataaaaatttggaagtGCCCAATTTAGCTAAGAAAGGTAGCCGCAGCAGGTCAAATAGTCTTTTTCAGAGGGATTCAACACAATCCCAATATATCAGATTTACGAGACCATTAGGCGATTTGATCGAAACGAGAGACGCCAATGATATGCTGTTTAATTATCATTCTTTAGAGGTGTTCTTGGGTGATTATTTGAAGTTGGTTGCAGACAACACTGATGAAATGGTTCCTCATGATCTCCTTAAGAAGTCCATTTAccatagtttcttttcgcTAGCAATTTCATCCACAAATAACCTATCACCCTATGAAACATTCAACCATCCGATTCTTTCGTTGATTGCATTAGATATATCAAACGGAGAAGTTTACGAGGATGCGAGAGACCTTTTAGTCAACTTTAAAAATCTCAATCATAATACGGAAAACTTTCCCATTTTCATGAATACAAATGAAATGCTTCCAGTTTTCTTACTCTGCTATAATGACGAATCCCAGGAAGAATTCGAAAAATGCCAGGCGTTGGCTAAGAAACTAAAAAAGCAACTGTTTGTTGAGAGCATTTTATTGGCACTCTGGAAAGATTCTTTTGTCAACGCCGAAAATTCAGCCATACAATTGCATCAACCGGTAATGTCCTCACTTGaagaaattcttttcttccttcagGCTCCAACTCAAACAACACTTTCTTTACCTTTGATAAATTCAATCTATGACATGCTTGATTATTTGGTTTATGATTTGATGATACCATTcatgaagagaaaagtaTCATTTTGGGAAGAGACGATTTTACAACCAAGAAAGTCGCTGTTTAATGGTGCAaagttcttcaaaaaatttatgaaTAAAAATCCTGTCAATGGTAATCACCAACATAACTCTCTAACGAAAGACAGCCAAGGCAATGAATATTTCGCATCGTCATCttctgaatttttgatgagAAAGTTGGCAGATTGGTCTATGATGCTATCCGACTTCAAAACTGCTTATTCCACGTATGAATCGCTTATGGACGATCTAGATGCGTTCCCCAAGTACCTGGCATCGTGCATCGAATGGTGCGCAGTATCATTACTGATGGGTGCACAGAGTATAGTCACCGTAAAAATGATCAAGAACGATATAAATCCCCTTATCGAAAGGGCTTTAGCCACATACGAAAATTGCTCCCAAATACAGCGCGGTAAAGGCAAAGAATCAAAATCTTCGAATGTTACAGAGCCAGTGCGTTCGTATGAGACACGTTGTATGATTTTGGCGTCCGAACTATTTTTATCCTTAAGCGATACGTGGACATCTACACCCTACGCTATTCAGTATTTGGAAACAATCCTAGATGAATGCAAGTTGGGTCCCTGTTCACAAATAATGGTCTGGGAGAGGCTTAGTGACTGCTATAATTTGAGAGTTGACCCTAGAATCAAACATAGAGTCGGATCGGTGAAGAACGCAGTTAAAGACACTGATGAACTCCGAAGTGGGTATGAGCATAACACAGATCATTTTACAGACGAGGACATATTATCGGAAGGGTTAACAAGAAGACGCAAGGCGGCTTTCTTTAGGTTAATAGCGGCCAAGAAGTGGGCAGAGCAAAAACAATGGAGACAGGTTTCTTGGTGTTTAAATGATATCGAAAGCACCTATTCAGAGATCGAATTTTTGCATGGGGACGGTCTAATCTTAAGTAAGTTGAAGAATCAGCTTAATTTACGGGACGTGGATTCTGTACCGGGGCCCAGCGAAAAAAATCTTACAAGGACAAGCGTTAGTTTTTTTGGATAA
- a CDS encoding putative phosphotransferase (kinase~similar to YDR109C), translating to MFLQSSLLRIWEGRKRQNNMQDITWQSTVLPSQETSTFDIPPRGPEAKFYVGVDVGTGSTRACVIDQSGNMLSLAEKPIKREELKSNFITQSSREIWNAVCYCVRTVVQESGVDPERVRGIGFDATCSLVVVSATDFEEIAVGPDFSNNDQNIILWMDHRAMKETEEINSSGDKCLKYVGGQMSVEMEIPKIKWLKNNLAAGLFQDCKFFDLPDYLTFKATGKENRSFSSAVCKQGFLPAGVEGSHLGWSKEFLNSIDLSELTKNDFEKLGGSLRVKKNFLSAGECISPLDGKAARQLGLSEHCVVSSGIIDAYAGWVGTVAAKPESAIKGLAEKENYKNDFNGAIGRLAAVAGTSTCHILLSKHSIFVHGIWGPYRDVLARGFWAAEGGQSCTGVLLDHLITTHPAFTELSQLANSAGVSKFEYLNSVLETLVEKRNERSVIYLAKHVFFYGDYHGNRSPIADPNMRASIIGQSMDKSIEDLAINYLGACEFISQQTRQIIQVMLESGHEIDAIFMSGGQCRNGLLMRLLADCTGLPIVLPRYVDAAVVFGSALIGAAASEGFDHTSKKRTLEIKKSSQEQTEHFNGSHPSIQNMSIENENSTNGLALSHNLPCQIPSASVKVSSFSFPVCTQPLAETVSEEGSKNASLTVGLENLEEENYNGFLWKVMQELTGDAKVVNPHKRTHPDRILLDTKYQIFLDMIETQRNYRRMVDKVEESFSR from the coding sequence ATGTTCCTGCAAAGTTCGTTACTAAGAATATGGGAAGGCAGGAAACGCCAAAACAATATGCAAGATATAACATGGCAGTCAACAGTATTGCCATCACAGGAAACATCGACTTTTGACATTCCCCCACGAGGTCCTGAAGCAAAATTTTACGTTGGTGTAGATGTCGGAACAGGCTCTACAAGAGCCTGTGTTATTGACCAATCTGGTAACATGTTGTCGCTGGCAGAAAAGCCCATAAAAAGGGAAGAATTGAAATCGAATTTTATCACTCAGTCTTCGAGAGAAATCTGGAATGCCGTTTGCTATTGTGTTAGAACGGTTGTTCAAGAATCAGGAGTTGACCCAGAAAGAGTTCGTGGAATAGGTTTTGATGCGACCTGTTCCTTAGTAGTTGTATCGGCTactgattttgaagaaattgcaGTCGGACCAGATTTTAGCAACAATGATCagaatattatattatggATGGACCACAGGGCGATGAAGGAGACTGAAGAAATCAACTCATCTGGAGATAAATGTTTAAAGTATGTGGGGGGGCAAATGTCTGTTGAAATGgaaattccaaaaattaAGTGGTTGAAGAACAACCTAGCAGCAGGACTCTTTCAGGattgtaaattttttgaccTTCCAGATTACCTGACATTTAAAGCTACGGGAAAAGAGAACAGGTCATTCTCTTCTGCCGTTTGTAAGCAGGGATTTCTACCAGCGGGCGTCGAGGGTTCCCATTTAGGTTGGTCTAAAGAATTCTTGAATTCAATTGATCTCTCAGAGCTTACAAagaatgattttgaaaaactggGTGGATCGTTAAgagtaaagaaaaactttttgagCGCAGGTGAATGCATTAGTCCGCTAGATGGAAAAGCTGCCCGCCAACTAGGCTTGTCTGAGCATTGCGTGGTGAGTTCAGGAATTATTGATGCATATGCAGGCTGGGTAGGGACAGTAGCTGCTAAACCGGAATCAGCAATAAAAGGTCTTGCGGAGAAAGAGAACTATAAAAACGACTTCAATGGCGCTATTGGAAGATTGGCTGCCGTTGCTGGTACGTCTACTTGCCATATTTTGTTATCGAAACACTCTATATTTGTCCATGGTATTTGGGGACCCTATAGGGATGTCCTTGCAAGAGGCTTTTGGGCGGCGGAAGGTGGCCAAAGCTGCACAGGTGTTCTTTTAGATCATTTGATAACGACGCATCCAGCTTTTACTGAGCTTTCCCAACTGGCGAATTCGGCGGGTGtctcaaaatttgaataCTTAAACTCAGTGCTTGAAACCTTGGTTGAGAAACGCAACGAGAGATCCGTTATTTATTTAGCCAAACACGTCTTTTTTTATGGTGACTATCACGGTAATCGGTCACCTATTGCAGATCCGAATATGCGTGCTTCTATTATTGGACAATCTATGGATAAGTCAATTGAAGATCTAGCGATTAATTATTTGGGTGCCTGTGAATTCATATCACAACAGACAAGGCAAATCATTCAGGTAATGTTAGAAAGTGGGCATGAAATCGATGCTATCTTCATGTCAGGTGGACAGTGTCGAAATGGCTTGTTAATGAGATTGTTAGCTGATTGCACTGGCTTGCCAATAGTGCTTCCTCGATACGTTGATGCTGCTGTTGTATTTGGTTCTGCATTAATTGGAGCTGCAGCAAGTGAGGGTTTTGATCATACAAGCAAAAAGAGGACTCTTgagatcaaaaaatcttctcaGGAACAAACGGAACATTTCAACGGTTCACATCCATCGATACAAAACATGTCAATAGAAAACGAAAACTCCACGAATGGCCTTGCACTCTCTCATAATCTACCATGTCAGATCCCAAGTGCTTCTGTCAAGGTGAGtagcttttcttttccggTTTGCACGCAACCACTAGCTGAGACGGTCTCTGAGGAAGGTAGCAAGAATGCTTCGTTGACCGTAGGACTGGAGAACCTGGAAGAGGAAAACTACAACGGCTTTCTATGGAAAGTTATGCAAGAGCTAACGGGTGATGCAAAAGTTGTCAATCCACATAAGAGAACCCATCCAGACAGGATTCTTTTAGATACAAAGtaccaaatttttctggACATGATTGAAACACAGAGAAACTATAGGCGTATGGTAGATAAAGTAGAAGAGTCCTTTAGCaggtaa
- the FOB1 gene encoding replication fork barrier binding protein FOB1 (Nucleolar protein that binds the rDNA replication fork barrier site~similar to YDR110W) → MAKPHYNGVLFDDDGSLPSESVTRKSQRRKATSPRESRESSKDRLLILPSMGESYTEYVDSYLNLELLERGERETPIFLESLTRQLTQKIYELIKTKSLTADTLQQISDKYDGVVAENKLLFLQRQYYVDNEGNVRDGRNNDKIYCEPKHVYDMVMATHLMNKHLRGKTLHSFLFSHFANTSHAIIDWVQQFCSKCNKKGKIKPLKEYKRPDMYDKLLPMERIHIEVFEPFNGEGIEGKYSYVLLCRDYRSSFMWLLPLKSTKFKHLIPVVSSLFLSFARVPIFVTSSTLDKDDLYDICEEIASRYGLRIGLGLKSSARFHTGGILCIQYALNSYKEECLADWGKCLRYGPYRFNRRRNKRTKRKPAQVLLSEVPGHNAKFETKRERVIENTYSRNMFKMAGGKGLIYLEDVNTFSLANEAENSSNNMGNDNFEEEVQKQFDLTEQNYIDEYDDLAHDSSEGEFEPNTLVPEDKPVHNVDEDRIDSSDVATVLDGNTEQRTEELEKGDRKESDVAPQVDQSVEITRPETSYYQTMESPSTKRQKLDQRGHADQTRDFGTSMEL, encoded by the coding sequence ATGGCGAAACCGCATTATAATGGTGTGTTGTTCGATGATGATGGCTCGTTACCGTCAGAATCAGTTACAAGAAAATCGCAGAGAAGAAAGGCAACATCACCAAGAGAATCAAGAGAGTCTTCAAAAGATCGTCTACTGATACTTCCTTCTATGGGGGAATCGTATACTGAGTACGTGGACTCTTATTTGAACTTGGAATTATTGGAAAGGGGAGAAAGGGAAACGCCAATCTTCCTTGAATCTCTGACAAGACAACTaactcaaaaaatatacgaactaataaaaacaaaatctCTAACTGCAGATACCTTGCAACAAATCAGTGATAAATATGATGGCGTAGTGGCAGAAAATAAGCTGTTGTTTTTGCAAAGGCAATATTATGTTGATAATGAAGGAAACGTTAGAGATGGACgaaataatgataaaatataCTGTGAGCCAAAACATGTATACGATATGGTAATGGCAACACATTTGATGAATAAACATCTTAGAGGTAAAACATTACACtcctttctattttctCATTTTGCCAATACTAGTCATGCGATCATCGATTGGGTCCAGCAATTTTGTTCGAAATGTAATAAAAAGGGTAAAATTAAGCCATTGAAGGAATATAAACGTCCCGATATGTACGATAAATTACTGCCAATGGAAAGGATTCATATTGAGGTATTCGAACCGTTTAATGGAGAAGGCATTGAGGGGAAATATTCTTATGTATTATTATGCAGAGACTACCGTTCAAGTTTTATGTGGTTATTACCGTTAAAGAGTACCAAATTCAAACATTTAATTCCAGTGGTATCCTCGCTTTTCTTATCATTTGCTAGGGTTCCAATTTTCGTAACATCAAGCACCTTAGATAAAGATGACCTTTATGATATTTGTGAAGAAATTGCGTCAAGATATGGTCTCCGTATTGGCTTGGGCTTGAAAAGTTCTGCGAGGTTCCATACGGGGGGTATACTGTGTATTCAGTATGCTCTAAATAGTTATAAGGAGGAATGTCTGGCAGATTGGGGTAAATGCTTAAGATATGGCCCTTATAGGTTTAaccgaagaagaaataagagAACGAAACGTAAACCTGCGCAAGTTTTACTTAGTGAGGTTCCTGGACACAATGCCAAGTTTGAGACTAAGAGGGAAAGGGTTATAGAAAACACATATTCCCGTAATATGTTCAAGATGGCAGGTGGAAAGGGTCTTATATACTTGGAAGATGTTAATACTTTTTCACTCGCCAACGAAGCAGAGAATAGTTCCAATAATATGGGAAACGAtaactttgaagaagaagtacAAAAACAATTTGATCTAACTGAACAAAACTACATTGATGAATATGACGACCTGGCGCATGATTCTTCAGAGGGTGAATTTGAACCTAATACCTTAGTCCCCGAAGATAAGCCCGTTCATAATGTTGACGAAGACCGAATAGACTCCTCAGATGTGGCAACAGTGCTCGATGGAAATACGGAGCAGAGAACAGAAGAGCTTGAAAAGGGGGATCGAAAAGAATCCGACGTTGCTCCGCAAGTAGATCAAAGTGTGGAAATAACAAGGCCGGAGACGTCCTACTACCAAACTATGGAATCACCGTCAACAAAAAGACAGAAATTAGATCAACGGGGTCATGCAGATCAAACAAGAGATTTTGGTACATCAATGGAATTGTAA